A genomic stretch from Deinococcus roseus includes:
- a CDS encoding ABC transporter substrate-binding protein: MKTTAKTAMLLIALGLSVALAQSSDTIKVGAITSLTGRFATFGKMQKAGFQVAIDEINHRGGVLGKKLELLLEDDASDTNKSLSAAEKLVNQGVPLIIGAYASSITKPLSQYLTREKVPLLVATAVDDTITNPGSPYVFRVNNPSKAYTQSFLELFNKLKVKKIAVLTSNDAFGKSVLKDITTLGPAGGFQIVSQDSYDQGLTDFRPILNRFKALDPDVVYLASYEADSVTIMRQSKEVGLKPRFFAGAATGFALPSFAKAAGDAAEGTLVSVTWNDDVRYAGALRLYRTLKTELKEEPSQHAAQSYAAMLAAADAIKRAGGLDREKVQQALRKTLLVTSYGPVKFRDYDGFTNQNPVVILITQVQNGKSVTVYPERISKARVQEAK, translated from the coding sequence ATGAAAACAACCGCAAAAACAGCAATGCTTTTGATCGCTCTGGGCCTGTCTGTGGCCCTCGCGCAGTCCAGTGACACCATCAAAGTGGGGGCCATCACCTCCCTGACCGGGCGTTTTGCCACCTTTGGCAAGATGCAGAAAGCCGGATTTCAGGTCGCCATCGACGAGATCAACCACCGGGGCGGGGTGCTGGGCAAGAAACTGGAACTGCTGCTGGAAGATGACGCTTCAGACACCAACAAATCCCTGTCTGCAGCAGAGAAACTGGTCAACCAGGGGGTGCCCCTGATCATCGGGGCGTATGCCTCCAGCATCACCAAGCCCCTCTCCCAGTACCTGACCCGTGAAAAAGTGCCGCTGCTGGTCGCCACCGCCGTGGATGACACCATCACCAACCCCGGATCGCCTTACGTGTTTCGGGTGAACAACCCTTCCAAGGCCTACACCCAGAGTTTTCTGGAGCTGTTTAACAAACTGAAGGTCAAGAAAATTGCGGTGCTGACCTCCAACGATGCTTTTGGCAAGTCGGTCCTGAAAGACATCACCACGCTGGGACCAGCAGGTGGGTTTCAGATTGTCTCGCAGGACAGTTACGACCAGGGCCTCACCGATTTCCGCCCGATTCTCAACCGTTTTAAAGCCCTGGACCCGGATGTGGTGTATCTGGCGAGCTACGAAGCTGACTCGGTGACCATCATGCGCCAGAGCAAAGAGGTGGGTCTGAAGCCCCGTTTCTTTGCAGGAGCAGCCACCGGGTTTGCCCTGCCCAGTTTTGCAAAAGCTGCCGGAGACGCTGCAGAAGGCACGCTGGTCAGTGTCACCTGGAACGATGACGTGCGGTACGCCGGGGCGCTCAGGCTGTACCGCACCCTCAAAACCGAACTGAAAGAAGAACCCTCACAGCATGCTGCCCAGTCTTATGCGGCCATGCTGGCTGCAGCAGATGCCATCAAACGGGCGGGGGGTCTGGACCGCGAGAAAGTGCAGCAGGCCCTCAGGAAAACCCTGCTGGTCACCTCTTATGGCCCGGTGAAGTTCCGCGATTACGACGGTTTCACCAACCAGAACCCGGTGGTGATCCTGATCACCCAGGTGCAGAACGGCAAATCTGTTACGGTGTACCCCGAACGCATCTCCAAAGCCAGAGTGCAGGAAGCGAAGTAA
- a CDS encoding ABC transporter substrate-binding protein: MKKSSVMLRALFGSLLVSSVFSVAGAQEAVKIGAITTLTGRLAEFGAQQKAGFELAVDELNAKGGIGGKKIELVLEDAASDVNKALAAAEKLANSGVGIILNEYSSSIVKPVAQFLSRQKVPNIVVSSSDESITKPGFDYVYRINPPTDEYAKILFEVFKDKKIKSVAILAGSGAFEKSVLNSAMELSKTTGIPVVASQTYDKGLTDFRPILNGFKAKTPDAVMLVGYQEDSVAVMRQAKEVGLNPKVFAGGAAGFALPDFIKGAGSASEYLVTATAWVPEMGSKQKALYDKLAKKLGVAPTYHAAQAYAAVLVAADAIKRAKSSTDREAIRKALDSTNLQTAYAPIKFQNYDGYKNQNRISMVAEQVQKVNGELIFVSVYPRKLFIKNRVLFPTPAWDKRN; this comes from the coding sequence ATGAAGAAGTCCAGTGTGATGCTGCGTGCTCTTTTTGGTTCTCTTTTGGTGTCCAGCGTGTTTTCTGTGGCCGGTGCGCAGGAAGCCGTCAAAATTGGGGCCATCACCACCCTGACCGGAAGGCTGGCCGAATTTGGAGCCCAGCAGAAAGCCGGGTTTGAGCTGGCTGTGGATGAACTGAACGCCAAAGGGGGCATCGGGGGCAAGAAGATTGAACTGGTGCTCGAAGACGCTGCCAGTGATGTCAACAAGGCCCTGGCTGCCGCAGAAAAACTCGCCAACAGCGGGGTTGGCATCATCCTCAACGAGTACAGTTCCAGCATCGTGAAACCTGTGGCCCAGTTCCTGTCCCGCCAGAAGGTGCCCAACATTGTGGTGTCCAGTTCGGACGAGAGCATCACCAAGCCCGGTTTTGATTATGTGTACCGCATCAACCCGCCCACCGATGAGTACGCCAAGATCCTCTTTGAAGTCTTCAAGGACAAGAAAATCAAGAGCGTGGCCATTCTGGCAGGCAGTGGGGCCTTCGAGAAAAGCGTGCTGAATTCTGCAATGGAGCTTTCCAAAACCACGGGCATTCCGGTGGTGGCTTCTCAGACCTACGACAAGGGCCTCACCGATTTCCGTCCGATATTAAACGGCTTCAAAGCCAAAACCCCGGACGCGGTGATGCTGGTGGGCTATCAGGAAGATTCTGTTGCCGTGATGCGTCAGGCCAAAGAGGTGGGCCTCAATCCCAAAGTCTTTGCTGGTGGAGCCGCAGGATTTGCCCTGCCAGACTTCATCAAAGGGGCCGGTTCTGCTTCTGAGTACCTGGTGACCGCAACCGCCTGGGTTCCAGAGATGGGCAGCAAGCAAAAAGCCCTGTATGACAAACTGGCCAAAAAACTGGGGGTTGCGCCCACCTACCATGCCGCGCAGGCCTACGCTGCCGTGCTGGTTGCTGCAGATGCCATCAAGCGGGCCAAGTCCAGCACCGACCGTGAAGCCATCCGCAAGGCACTGGACAGCACCAACCTGCAGACCGCCTACGCCCCCATCAAATTCCAGAATTACGATGGCTACAAGAACCAGAACCGCATCAGCATGGTGGCAGAGCAGGTGCAAAAGGTGAACGGAGAACTCATCTTCGTGTCGGTGTACCCCAGAAAACTCTTCATCAAGAACCGGGTGCTGTTCCCCACCCCTGCCTGGGACAAACGCAACTGA
- a CDS encoding FadR/GntR family transcriptional regulator yields the protein MPFDPPFEPLARQHLGESVAQRMADWIQQKRLLPGDRLPSENELIERFGVARTVVREALAKLRALGIVEVYQGKGAFVAELPIELLLSRIRRLQPSRDGGQHLWEVREMLELQVVALAAERCSMPDIALLEKALEQEKQALEQGSNGADEDAHFHLLLAKATHNPVLEDIVSEILGWIAPMRKQFRDKHPERRLKAHAELREVLDGIKEGNAAKAQQAMKRHLDNGFEMLE from the coding sequence ATGCCTTTTGATCCCCCCTTTGAACCCCTCGCAAGACAGCATCTGGGAGAGTCCGTTGCCCAGAGAATGGCCGACTGGATTCAGCAGAAACGCCTGCTGCCCGGAGACCGGCTTCCCAGTGAAAACGAACTGATCGAACGCTTCGGGGTGGCCCGGACGGTGGTGCGTGAAGCGCTGGCCAAACTGCGGGCCCTGGGCATCGTGGAGGTGTACCAGGGCAAAGGGGCTTTTGTTGCAGAACTGCCCATTGAACTTCTGCTGTCCAGGATCAGAAGGCTGCAACCGAGTCGGGATGGAGGGCAACACCTCTGGGAGGTGCGGGAAATGCTGGAATTGCAGGTGGTGGCCCTTGCTGCAGAACGCTGCTCCATGCCAGACATTGCCCTGCTGGAAAAAGCACTGGAGCAGGAGAAACAGGCGCTGGAACAGGGATCAAATGGTGCAGATGAGGATGCCCATTTTCATTTGCTGCTGGCCAAAGCCACCCACAACCCGGTTCTGGAGGACATCGTTTCAGAAATTCTGGGCTGGATTGCACCCATGAGGAAGCAATTCCGGGACAAGCACCCGGAACGCCGCCTGAAAGCCCACGCAGAACTGCGGGAGGTGCTGGATGGCATCAAAGAGGGCAACGCTGCAAAGGCCCAGCAGGCCATGAAGCGGCATCTGGACAATGGGTTTGAAATGCTGGAGTGA
- a CDS encoding YncE family protein has translation MLRSLTLDSKRDHLIESSGTGLYVRDAQTGKVLQQVKGTPWLGDVAYRGDDRLVVANSRNTSILSPETLQVEKTLGVTGMLTRDGSHVLVWKETGLQRISTSTGQVAGESLEGYPYAFSEDGRYAFKDHTLINFQTGQPIQEIKASPEAAQTCGDTHNFPVFTSVNAAQHVMLVAFQHKEVQVWNTETWTRVYAAQVLGCDSFGTVVQLEEDDLHYLTGTTFGSINIKTNASTQRSLQEGYPIHVLFHNGIWWSGSPGHLEANAATNLKWQENDPEHWTVPDQTINLQLKATYQDQNHYRFEGTLQLGGQDLLVRNGLVTGSMVEFKQSRPHEMVIQADLLGQDQEWVGLMGARLLLEGSDALKPSYDLGLLLNGAYYDLTIERKK, from the coding sequence ATGCTTCGCAGCCTCACCCTGGATTCAAAACGGGACCACCTGATCGAGTCTTCTGGCACCGGGCTGTACGTCCGGGATGCCCAGACCGGAAAGGTGCTGCAGCAGGTCAAAGGGACCCCCTGGCTGGGAGATGTGGCTTACCGGGGAGATGACCGTCTGGTGGTGGCCAACAGCAGAAACACCAGCATCCTCTCGCCTGAAACCCTGCAGGTTGAAAAAACCCTGGGTGTGACCGGAATGCTGACTCGGGATGGCTCACATGTGCTGGTCTGGAAAGAAACTGGTTTGCAAAGGATCAGCACCAGCACCGGACAGGTGGCCGGAGAAAGTCTGGAGGGCTACCCTTATGCTTTTTCCGAAGACGGCCGGTATGCCTTCAAAGACCACACCCTCATCAATTTCCAGACTGGGCAGCCCATTCAGGAGATCAAAGCCAGTCCTGAAGCTGCTCAGACCTGCGGTGACACCCACAATTTCCCCGTCTTCACCAGTGTAAATGCTGCACAACATGTGATGTTGGTGGCGTTCCAGCACAAAGAGGTCCAGGTGTGGAACACCGAGACCTGGACCAGAGTGTATGCTGCGCAGGTTCTGGGGTGTGACAGCTTTGGAACGGTTGTGCAGCTGGAAGAAGATGACTTGCATTACCTGACAGGGACAACCTTTGGAAGCATCAACATCAAAACAAATGCCAGCACCCAGAGGTCTTTGCAAGAGGGTTATCCCATCCATGTCCTCTTCCACAACGGCATCTGGTGGAGTGGAAGTCCAGGACACCTGGAAGCCAATGCAGCAACAAATCTGAAATGGCAGGAAAACGACCCGGAGCACTGGACGGTTCCAGACCAGACAATCAACCTGCAACTGAAAGCCACCTACCAGGACCAGAACCACTACCGATTTGAAGGCACCCTGCAACTTGGTGGTCAGGACCTTCTGGTGCGCAATGGGTTGGTCACAGGCAGCATGGTGGAATTCAAACAGAGCCGTCCACATGAAATGGTCATCCAGGCAGACCTGCTGGGTCAGGACCAGGAGTGGGTGGGCCTCATGGGAGCACGCCTTCTGCTGGAAGGTTCGGATGCTTTAAAGCCCTCGTATGATCTGGGCTTGCTGCTGAATGGGGCATATTACGACCTGACCATTGAACGCAAAAAATGA
- a CDS encoding ATP-binding protein — translation MRLPIGIQDFQKLREGGYVYVDKTMHMMPFVQGGYYFFSRPRRFGKSLTLTTLKALFEGKKHLFEGLWIQDQHDFEEKPVIHINFNFLDGKQLETSMMEYFLEEAQKQGLELQASRPAEAFRKLVEQLGQKQPVVLLIDEYDKPLVDFIHDDALRNTNQEVLRRVYGTIKGLDEHLHLVLLTGVSRFGKLSLFSDLNNLYDATLDPRFAELCGYTREELQTDFAAHHQAAQKRLQVSSEAYWETLKRWYNGYSWDGVHRVYCPFSMLLFLQNPTLKAYWYETGTPTFLTKLVRQQGYTPFQLEHLRAGDGVINTASVEHLDSVSMMFQTGYLTLKEVHPSLYGTTYTLGFPNEEVRVAFAQNLLQEYTQHQHNQGVLQGVVLRDALLEQDWEAFFAQINTTLAGVPYEIFPRREAYFNSLVHLMLVSTGLPTQSQVQTSKGRMDTVLELPDQVFIFEFKLDSTAQEALDQIKTAGYAEKFAGKKLWLSGVNFDSGSKSVSEWVIEFLPPEF, via the coding sequence ATGCGGCTTCCGATTGGCATTCAGGACTTTCAGAAACTCCGGGAAGGGGGTTATGTGTATGTGGACAAAACCATGCACATGATGCCTTTCGTGCAGGGGGGATATTATTTCTTCTCCCGTCCCAGACGTTTTGGAAAGTCGCTGACCTTAACCACCCTCAAAGCCCTGTTTGAAGGCAAGAAACACCTGTTTGAAGGTTTGTGGATTCAGGATCAACATGATTTTGAAGAAAAACCTGTGATTCACATCAACTTCAACTTTCTGGATGGCAAACAACTGGAAACTTCCATGATGGAGTACTTTCTGGAAGAAGCCCAGAAGCAAGGTCTGGAGCTGCAAGCCAGCAGGCCTGCAGAAGCCTTTCGAAAACTGGTGGAGCAACTGGGTCAAAAACAGCCTGTGGTGCTCCTGATCGATGAATACGACAAGCCCCTGGTGGATTTTATCCATGATGATGCCCTGAGAAACACAAATCAGGAGGTTCTGAGAAGAGTGTATGGGACCATCAAAGGTCTGGATGAACACCTGCATCTGGTGCTCCTGACGGGCGTTTCCAGGTTTGGCAAACTGAGCCTGTTCAGCGACCTGAACAACCTTTATGACGCCACCCTGGACCCCAGATTTGCTGAACTTTGTGGATACACCAGAGAAGAACTCCAGACAGATTTTGCAGCACATCATCAGGCAGCACAAAAGCGTTTGCAGGTGTCGTCTGAAGCTTACTGGGAGACCTTAAAGCGCTGGTACAACGGCTATTCCTGGGATGGCGTGCACAGGGTGTATTGCCCGTTCAGCATGCTGCTTTTCCTGCAGAATCCCACTCTGAAAGCCTACTGGTACGAAACCGGAACCCCAACCTTCCTGACGAAGTTGGTCCGGCAGCAAGGATACACACCCTTCCAGCTGGAACACCTGCGGGCAGGAGATGGTGTGATCAACACAGCCAGTGTAGAGCATCTGGATTCTGTCTCCATGATGTTTCAGACGGGGTATCTGACCCTCAAAGAAGTCCACCCTTCCCTTTATGGAACAACTTACACCCTGGGGTTCCCCAATGAAGAGGTGAGGGTGGCGTTTGCCCAGAACCTCCTGCAGGAATACACCCAGCATCAGCACAACCAGGGTGTGCTGCAAGGTGTGGTGCTGAGGGACGCTTTGCTGGAGCAAGACTGGGAAGCATTTTTTGCCCAGATCAACACCACACTGGCAGGTGTGCCTTACGAGATTTTTCCCAGAAGAGAAGCCTACTTCAATTCCCTGGTGCACCTGATGCTGGTTTCCACAGGCCTGCCCACCCAGAGTCAGGTGCAGACCAGCAAAGGACGCATGGACACCGTGCTTGAACTGCCCGATCAGGTGTTCATTTTTGAATTCAAACTGGACAGTACGGCTCAGGAAGCCCTGGACCAGATCAAAACTGCAGGTTATGCAGAGAAATTTGCAGGAAAGAAGCTCTGGCTTTCTGGGGTGAATTTTGATTCGGGCAGCAAAAGTGTGTCTGAATGGGTGATTGAATTCCTGCCCCCTGAATTCTGA
- a CDS encoding AfsR/SARP family transcriptional regulator: protein MARPRNPSILRAAQVHLLGTPALKKTRHTRLLMPEKALWLLTYLACQNRWVSREEMAALLWPDSDSSAARHSLRQLLQRLRSLRWTHTLETEPTCLRWWEGSDLHEFRRCAASGLWAEALHHHQGELLQGFYPAELEEFCAWLELERRQLHTQWMQVCKAQAQRLTQQNQPEAALQVLEHVLHKDPLAEHALQGYLRLARHREDRDRAGRFYQQFKQALQQEVGLEPSLETRQLYQGLFMADGTR from the coding sequence ATGGCCCGTCCCAGAAATCCCTCCATTCTCCGTGCCGCGCAGGTGCATTTGCTGGGCACCCCCGCTCTGAAAAAAACCAGACACACCCGCCTGCTCATGCCCGAAAAAGCCCTGTGGCTGCTCACTTACCTGGCCTGCCAGAACCGCTGGGTCAGCCGGGAAGAAATGGCAGCCCTGCTGTGGCCCGATTCCGACTCCTCTGCAGCGAGGCACAGCCTCAGGCAACTCCTGCAACGTTTGCGTTCCCTGCGCTGGACCCACACCCTGGAAACCGAACCCACCTGTTTGCGCTGGTGGGAAGGCAGCGACCTGCATGAATTTCGCAGGTGCGCAGCCTCTGGATTGTGGGCAGAAGCTTTGCACCACCACCAGGGGGAACTCCTGCAGGGTTTTTATCCCGCTGAACTGGAAGAATTCTGTGCATGGCTGGAACTGGAACGCAGGCAACTGCACACCCAGTGGATGCAGGTGTGCAAAGCGCAGGCCCAACGGCTCACCCAGCAAAACCAGCCCGAAGCCGCCCTGCAAGTTCTTGAACACGTTCTGCACAAAGACCCTCTGGCAGAACACGCTTTGCAGGGCTACCTGAGGCTGGCCAGACACCGAGAAGACCGGGACCGTGCAGGACGGTTCTACCAGCAGTTCAAACAGGCCCTCCAGCAGGAGGTGGGTCTGGAACCCAGCCTGGAAACCCGTCAGCTTTACCAGGGGCTTTTTATGGCCGATGGGACCAGATGA
- a CDS encoding discoidin domain-containing protein — MKLKLLTPIALALLLGSCSHSSFPAQTAQVQKQAVNLALNKTASASSFENPNVFKASSAVDGVLDSRWASAFGQDNQWLSVDLGSVQDLGEVQVFWEAAYATSYRIDVSDDGTTWRNGIKTVTKTSNTDGVADKISLPAGTRARFVRVWGLTRALAAYGYSIREVQVYAPANTGLPTGPTVLVSDNQKLYASTTQDRGVDTAFAGDGNLSTRWASGIAQKAWLMMDLGAATRIDRVELNWETAWSSQYQLEVSNDRVNWTPVGGVQTNPQVIDGQTPKPAAAEYTDVITLNLQQPYRYIRMNSSKRGWSAGDGSQWGISLYEFKVYGAGGADNPAVIPEPTPTGSTWTQVWSDEFDSTATPVKVNTANWNYEIGDGCAQGICGWGNGEREYYTDSLSNVFLQNGLLNIVLRKNDQGRAYTSGRITTAGKKEFLYGRIQARLKMNMPTTANGAKDGAVGVWGAFWMLGFDVNDPYQGWPNAGEIDIMENIGYSWWHSSSLHGPGYYGGGSIGESYNKVDTANGIAAGNFPTFKATDWHTYEVEWDNTKVLFKLDSQVYRTILRSEVEARGYWVFNRPNFILLNVAYDGAYPSAYRNNAQNFTGAKTPEGLAVLAENNMPHSMQVDFVRVFQKK; from the coding sequence ATGAAACTGAAACTTCTGACCCCCATTGCCCTTGCCCTGCTGCTGGGAAGTTGCAGCCACAGCAGCTTTCCTGCCCAGACTGCCCAGGTGCAGAAACAGGCCGTCAATCTGGCCCTCAACAAAACCGCCAGTGCCAGTTCTTTTGAAAATCCCAACGTCTTCAAAGCTTCCAGTGCAGTAGATGGTGTGCTGGACAGCCGCTGGGCCAGTGCCTTCGGACAGGACAACCAGTGGCTTTCTGTGGATCTGGGCAGCGTGCAGGACCTGGGAGAAGTGCAGGTGTTCTGGGAGGCCGCCTATGCCACCAGTTACCGCATTGATGTCTCGGATGATGGGACCACCTGGAGAAATGGCATCAAGACCGTGACCAAAACCAGCAACACCGATGGGGTGGCAGACAAAATCAGCCTCCCCGCCGGAACCCGTGCCCGGTTTGTGCGGGTGTGGGGCCTGACCCGTGCACTTGCCGCTTACGGGTACTCCATCCGGGAGGTGCAGGTGTACGCACCTGCCAACACTGGTCTTCCCACCGGACCCACCGTGCTGGTTTCTGACAATCAGAAACTCTACGCCTCCACCACCCAGGACCGGGGCGTGGACACGGCCTTCGCAGGAGACGGCAACCTCTCAACCCGCTGGGCCAGTGGCATCGCCCAGAAAGCCTGGCTGATGATGGACCTGGGAGCTGCCACCCGCATTGACCGCGTGGAACTGAACTGGGAAACCGCCTGGTCCAGCCAGTACCAGCTTGAGGTCTCCAATGACCGCGTCAACTGGACCCCTGTTGGAGGGGTGCAGACCAACCCTCAGGTCATTGATGGCCAGACCCCAAAACCCGCCGCTGCCGAGTACACCGATGTGATCACCCTGAACTTGCAGCAACCCTACCGCTACATCCGCATGAATTCCAGCAAACGCGGCTGGTCTGCTGGAGACGGCAGCCAGTGGGGCATTTCGCTGTACGAATTTAAAGTGTACGGGGCGGGGGGCGCAGACAATCCTGCAGTCATCCCAGAACCCACCCCCACCGGAAGCACCTGGACCCAGGTCTGGTCCGATGAATTCGACAGCACCGCCACCCCGGTCAAGGTCAACACCGCCAACTGGAACTACGAAATCGGGGATGGTTGCGCCCAGGGCATCTGCGGCTGGGGCAACGGAGAGCGGGAATACTACACCGACAGCCTGTCCAATGTTTTCCTGCAAAACGGCTTACTGAACATCGTGCTGCGCAAGAACGACCAGGGCCGCGCCTACACCTCCGGGCGCATCACCACTGCAGGCAAAAAAGAATTCCTGTATGGCCGCATCCAGGCCCGACTGAAAATGAACATGCCCACCACCGCCAACGGAGCCAAAGACGGCGCGGTGGGCGTGTGGGGAGCCTTCTGGATGCTGGGCTTCGATGTGAATGACCCTTACCAGGGCTGGCCCAACGCCGGGGAAATCGACATCATGGAGAACATCGGGTACTCCTGGTGGCACAGTTCCTCCCTGCACGGTCCTGGTTATTACGGCGGAGGCAGCATCGGGGAGTCCTACAACAAGGTGGACACCGCAAACGGCATTGCTGCAGGCAACTTCCCCACCTTCAAAGCCACCGACTGGCACACCTACGAGGTCGAGTGGGACAACACAAAAGTGCTGTTCAAACTGGACAGCCAGGTGTACCGCACCATCCTCAGAAGCGAGGTGGAAGCCAGAGGCTACTGGGTCTTCAACCGCCCGAACTTCATCCTGCTGAACGTGGCTTATGACGGGGCTTACCCCTCTGCCTACCGCAACAACGCCCAGAATTTCACAGGCGCAAAGACCCCCGAAGGTCTGGCTGTGCTGGCCGAGAACAACATGCCCCACAGCATGCAGGTGGATTTTGTCAGGGTGTTCCAGAAGAAGTGA